CGTCCATCATACCGCATTGATGCTCAGCATCCAGGTGCTGACCTGGCCGGCGAGACAGCTGCGGCTATGGCTGCAGCTTCTCTTGCATTTGCTCCGTCTGATGCAGCCTATGCCAACACACTCATTAGTCACGCCAGAGATCTATTTGAATTCGGTAAAAATCATCCCGGAGTTTATCATGACTCCATTACTAACGCGGCTGGCTTTTACACAAGTAGTGGCCATGAAGATGAGTTGTTATGGGCTGCAGCTTGGCTTCACCGGGCCACAGGAGACCAGATGTATCTCGATTATTTAACACAAGCTTCAAACAGCGGAGGTGTGAGGTATGCTTTCTCTTGGGACGATAAGTTCGTAGGGGCACAAGTCTTGGCAGCCAAGGTAGGTTAATGTGATCTGTTCTTAACTTGATAGTCAAGAAACAAGCATTTAACACATTATTTTTTCCGTAAATATTAGCTTGTGTTTGAAGGGAAAGTAAAGAACGAAGGAAAGATGGCAGAGTATAAAACAATGGCCGAGCAGTTTATATGCAACTGTGCTCAAAAGGGTTATAGTAACGTTAAGAAAACTCCAGGAGGTTTGCTTTGGTTCTTGCCATGGGAAAACCTCCAATACACAGCTACTGCTTCTTTCGTCTTATCAAGTTATAGTAAATATCTTGAGGCTGCACAAGCTTCCGTCCAGTGCCCCAATGGTGTTCTTCAAGCTTCTGATCTTCTCGGCCTCGCACGGGCGCAGGTAAGTCAAGCATTCAGTTTTTGAGTCGGCTCAATGAATATAACATTAAGTGGACTGACCCTGGATTtcatatattagtttattattatttagttatttttttggtcaaatgtTAAAGTTAAAAGtgttcaaaaattaattttaaaattttctgcGTGGAaattcattcattcattaagataataattttttttcatgatATGTACATGTTTATGTTACTAGGTAGACTACATACTTGGGTCAAACCCCAAGAGCATGAGCTACATGGTTGGATTCGGGACCAATTATCCTAATAGACCACACCATAGAGGAGCCTCTATAGTGTCAATCAAGAAAGATCCTAAACTGAAGGCATGCAATGAAGGGTGGTACCCTTGGTACAAATCTTCTGAACCGAACCCTAATGTTTTGGTTGGAGCTATTGTTGGTGGACCGGATGTGAACGATGTTTACCAAGATGAACGATCTGATTATCAGCACAACGAGCCCGACACTGTCACAGTTGCTCCTTTTGTTGGTGTTTTTGCTGCCCTCGCATGATCTCAAATAACTACACCTATATGAATTCGTTTTCATCATTTACTGTCTGAGGACCTTATTTCTCCTAGACGCTCTAGCGAGTAATTATCATCTTTTTATTGTGTAAGTGTAGAAACAAAGTCAAAATTTGATTATAATAACTTGATTTAGTGGGACACTGATCATTATATTACTAACAGACCAAATTCGAGTGCATACACAAAAAGGCACAAACTAACAAAATTAGTATCTATCATATGTTATCTAAATTTCAGGACACTGATCAACTAATGTGCTCATATATAGCCTTTTGTATACAGTGAACCTTGGGTTAAAATGTATTTGCCGATGGGTTTGAGTGTCTGCAACATTGTGCCCATGATGTCTTATTGTCTTTTATCGACTATTGCTAAAGGATCATAACATAGCTTCTTGGCAAAAGGGCGAGCACTTGCAACTCCACCATGATCAGGTGAAACTACAACCAAATCAGCAGAGGATATGGCTAATGGCTTTTCTTCTAGCTAATCAAGTATCACAGGCTGTTCATGGATAGTAAGTTAATTAAGAAAATCGCATTATCTAGGTACAGTTTATATCTTTAGttaacataatttatattttacctacacaaatatgaaaattttgggTTATGGTTAATACACGTAAGTAATCTTAATATAGTAGTTTTTTTGGggtcaaatatataatagttttatatcaaaaattattttgtgtatACTAAATTGTGTTGACTTCACATTTAAATCATGTCTATCGTACATAAAGAAGATTTTTCCATCATGTTGAATCtactttaaaaaatagattttatgaTAAACTAGAATTTGACTCGCACTCCTGTGCGAgtgtttgatttaacttgtgttcaacataaattataaacaattagttttataaaacatCTCATGtatattctttatattttgtaatttatatatagagtagaatatattattatattatggATGTATGATACtaacttttttatttgtacatatattatattaaaaaatttataacttgatacaatttgatgtaattcatatattaacatgtTGTTTTtcgttaatttattttaaaatcaaacaacatactaaagtttttattttttttgtattagttttctatgaattattattaattttatgatattttgtttgaaaattgaactctagtgatttttatatttgactaaattaaattaaataagataatagtatatttaaaaactgttttatataatatatatatttcagtttgtgtttttatttcaccacaaagaaacaacaaccattttaattaattaatttaaatttatttaaatacagTGGaagaatctgtaaataaaaagaaatacaaaaggaagTTTTTCATTTATTGTAAATGCAATGGTTATATGTGTAAATAAAATGAAGTGCTTAatctactattcatgtttcaaaaaaaatcatttatcatgttatccatgtttccaaacaaaacgAAAAGTTTTTCggttttaataatatactaaAACTTGACCCGTACCCCTGCACGAGTGTTTAATTTAACTTATATTCAACGTAAACTCACAAAACactggttttataaaaaagcTCAAGtagattttatatttgtgatttacatatagagtagaatatattattttataatttatatgtttgataataatttttttatttgtacacaatattatattaatttttttataaattgatgcaatttaatgtaattgtacaattcatatattaatctgttgttttgttaatttattttaaaacgaaaaacatacaactaaaattttaacaattagCATTAGTTTTTTAtgagttattattaattttatgatattttgttttcttgaaaattgaactttcaaaatttttttatttgattaaactaaataaggtaatactatatttaaaatactatatatcagtttgtgtttttattttcaccacaaaaaacaacaattattatagttaattattttaaattgattttaaatgcagtagcataatatgtaaataaaaagaaaaacgaaaatGAAATACTTAGTTTATTGTAAATGTAATGgctaaatgtatatataaaacgAAGTACTTAATCTgctatttatatttctaaacaatTATCATTTATCTtcttatccatgtttccaaatagtagatagatagatatttaaaattcaagGATCCAGTAAAATCAAAATagtagatagatagatagatattaatctattataatGGTTTTTGGTCTCAGGAACATGACGCTGAACTGACATGGAAGCAACCAAAACATGTTCCTCAATGTTTGCTTCATCTTAAGACACTAGATTGGTACGTAAGGGGATCAACATACAGGGAGGAGGTGGCCAAATACATCCTATCGAATGCAGAGAGTTTGGAAAATGTTATTTTACGCATTGACTGCGACGACGAGGAGGATTTTCCCGAGAGGAAGATAGACTTGAGGTGTGGGATGACTTCGAAGGATGGTGTCCAGATGATTGTGAGTTTGAGCTTATAGCATGATGCAGCACATCTTCATACGGTTGGGACTTTCTTTATGTCTTATTATGATGTTCCTAATTTGTTTAGTTGACTAGCAATCATTGCTCTGCATTTGCAACATTTTATTACTAGGTGTGTTGTCCGCATATGCGGGCACAATTTTCTTacgaatatttattagtttatatattttattaaaatatgtatacttattattttattaaatttttgaaaacactaacatattaaaaattgattttgaaatcttatacttttgtttttactttttgtacacttatttttacttatattttgttcatattttccatttcttttccattatttatattttccattacatatattttgctcatctatactatttaaacataaacaataaaaattttacTTACAAAAAGTAATAGTTGGATCAAAACATTTATTGTTagattgaaataaaattaatatatatttttattaaaataatatgattaatatatgttcgtttaattttaatatatatttttagattttggataattattattaatattaacttTAATATTAGAGCTCGTCGTGTTCTTCTGATTCTGTTTTGTCCATttacttgtttctttttttcttctccaacAAAAGTAGAGCATTCTTGTGCTCGAAACTCCTCTCATTGTTTCCATTTCTTTTGATCCCTTAGTTCAGGATCATGAGATTGTACAACCTTTTTTGTTGTTATAAAGTTAACATTTcagcaaaaaaatattaattttaataattgatctaataaaaaaaaattaaactagttttttattttgttgttaatttatgtttattcattaacggtataaatgatattgatcactctaatttttttttaaaaatatatttttatatttttcattattaattttatttacttatgtagtaaaaaataaattcgtttttattttgtaagtaatttatatatttatccattaaagatataaacaatattaatcactctaattttttattttaaaatatatttttaatttttggataattcttatcgTTATTAATTTAATCAGTTatctaatcataaaattaaaattcgtttttattttatgaataatttatatatttattcattaaggatataaacgatattaactaGTGTAACTTTTAACTTGAGAATTCTGTTATGAAAACACTtagcaaataatagtatagattgttAACCGAAAACCTAACCATTAACGTTCTTTTTATAACCAAATACTCGGAGAATCTCAGACTGAGATTTTAAACCTTGTGATATCTATCTCATTACTACAACATAAACATTACACATAAGAATCTCGTTCAACCAGAGAGAAGTGTGTATATTGTTTCATACAAAACTTGagtttaaaaaacaaaaacttgagGTTAAACAAATACATTGGAATGTCCATGTCTAAGAAAATTTTCTCAGTCTCTGTATTTCGTGTCCTGAGGCTGAGCTGTTCAAGAACTTAAAACCTCAGAAGATTTGGAAATTTTCTGTAGCACCAAGCTCTTCCACAATTGGTGTACAAACAATTTTGTCATGAGCACAAGCTCTTCCACAATTTAGTACTAATAATtcatcctctcttttttttttcttgacatgTAAGTTGTATAATTTGTCTCGTTGATGAAGAAACTGATCATCAAGAAGGCCAAAATCAGAGCATAAGTCAGTCCAAAAACAGATTCAAATGGTCCTCTACTTCTTTCACATTATGTAAAATGGTAAATATTCATGATCACTCTCTGGAATCGTCTGGTTCTTCACGCTTTCTTGCTCAAACTCTTAAAGTCAGTTTGTTCTGTTTGCATAACTCTCTGTCAATCTCCACAGTTACATATCTTGATTCTGTCATGCGAACAATCTCTGGAGTCGATTCCTGTCACAATCACCACAAGTCTCAGGAGCAACTGAAAGAGCCGTCTCCATCGCTCCGATAAACCAATGCAAAACTTGAATCTATATTTATCTCGGCATATCCAAGTGTTTGCAAAGCTCGCACCCTGAGAATGATCGGATCAACATTGAGCCTCTCATGCGCCAAAGTGTAAAGGACAGAGTAGCCTTGTTCTTTTGGTCAACGCAGAAACCAGCGGCAGCAGACTGAAAGTCACAGTGGGACGGAAGCAAATTTAACCCGCATGGAAATTTCGAATGGTCAGCGTTCCTTTTATTCCTCGCGATCAGCCGCAGCGTCAAGAAAAACAGGGTGGCGAGTGCTGCGCTGGGCTGTGTTTTGCGGTGGTGATAATTTAAAAGCTGAAGCAAAATcgagtcttcttcttgttttatttaaattgtgtgtgACATGATAAATCACAAACTTAGTTATCGTTAGCTAATACTACTTTTccttttttgggtcaaaatacTATTTTTCCCTACTATACTTGGCTttatctcttttcctttttctataTAGTTAAACCTCTTCTTTggtttgctatatatatatatatatgtatcccTCAGTGCACGTTTTAGAACACACAATCAATAACACCTATTACTTATCTCTCAAGCAACCTTGTTAAGTTCATATAAATAGCTTTGCATACGAACTCAGTCTTTCGGgtttattcttcttgtcttcGTGATCAAGTAGGATTTCGAATTGTTGCTTCTTGTGTTTGTTTATCTCGGCTTTTGAAACAAGTCTTTCAAGAATTGAGGATCAAAGCTTCGTGATTGAATACGAGTCGTTTTGATAGTAGCGGTGAGTTCTTGTTAGGATTGTGTAGACAAAGCACTCTTGTCTCGTTTTCCTCTCTGTCAGTCGCTTAGGGTTTACGAAAGTTTTAGCCTCTGCTCTAGAGCTCTCTATCTATCAAACACAATGAAGAAAAGGTAATAGTTGCGATTCTGTATGTAATTGATTAATTCTATTAACCAGGTTTCTCAAACTATAAGATCCAAatcgttttttatttaaatacagGTGTGGTCAAAGTATGGACAGGATCAGTCAGTTGCCAGATGCTGTGCTTGCGAAGATCTTGTCTTCACTTCCAACAACAAAAGGTGTCGTAGCCACAGCTGTTTTGTCTAAACAATGGCGGTTTCTTTGGAAGATGGTGCCCAAGCTCACGTTTAGGTACAACGGTGGCAATGATATTCAGGGGTTTTCAGATAGTGTTCGGAGGACTATGCTTTCACTCGAAGCTCCGTATCTACAGAGTTTGCATCTTGATGCTTCACTTGGCGAAGATGATCGTATGGATGGTTTTGGAGAGTTACTTGGAATCGCACGTGGACTCCATGTGCGTGAGTTGGTACTCAAACTCTCTCGCCCAGGTTTAAACAGATATCCAATCATCTTGGATAACTGTCAGTCTCTGGAAACCTTGAAACTTCGTGGTTCCATTGCTCTAGAGGTCCCTTCTCCAGTTTCTCTGACTTCTCTCAGAACTCTGCACCTTGAAGATGTGTTCTACGACAGTGAGTCTGTTGTGAACCTTTTGAGTGGCTGTGTTCGTCttgaaaatttgtttgttaCTCGAAATAGTGATGATGGTGTGGAGACTTTCACTGTAATGAATtgactttgttgttgttgttacatTGTTTATGGGATTATTACTAATACTACCGCCTAATTGCATATATTATTAAGGTTCCTGCTGGTAGCATCTTCAATCAGCTGGAACATTTGCAGCTGTTTACAGAGTGTCTACCTTCCTGGAATCCACTAATGGTCCTCCTTGATAACTCTCCTAATTTACAAGTTCTAGAGATTATCGGTGTAAGCATTGCAAGTTTCatctttcataaaaaaaataattgcgCAGCTGCTCGGTTTAAGGGTTGGATGATCTattaatctaatatataatggtttttgATTTCAGGAACACGATCGTCAACTGACATGGAAGGAACCAAAACATGTTCCTCAATGTTTTCTCCATCTTAAGAAATTAGATTGGCTGGTAAGGGGATTAACATACGGGGAAGAGGTGGCCGAATACATCCTATCGAATGCAGAGAGTTTGGAAAATGTTATTTTGCGCATTGACTGCCTCTACTGCGACGGGGACGAGGATTTTCCCGAGGAAGATAGACTTGAGGTGTGGCATGACTTCCAAGCATGGTGTCCAGATGATTGTGAGTTTGAGCTTATATCAATATAATGTGATGCAGCACATCTTCATACGGTTGGGACTTTCTTTGTCTTATTATGGTGTTTCTAATTTGTGTAGTTGACTATGTCTTTGAGCAATCATTTGAACCTTTAACGTTAATGTTCTTTCTATAACCAAACACTAAAACTGAGATTTTAAACCTTGTGATATCTATCTCATTACAACACAACAGAAACATTACACATAAGAATCTCGTTCAACCAGAGAGAAGTGTGTATATTGTTTCATACAAAACTTGAGTTTTAAACAAATACATTGGAATATCATCATGTCTATGAAAATTTTCTTAGTCTCTGTATTTCGTGTCCTGAGCTGTTCAAGAACTTAAAACCTCAGAAGATTTGGAAATTTTCTGTAGCACCAAGCCCTTCCACAGTTGGTGTACAAACAATTTTGTCATGAGCACCTAATATGTTTGCTGAGGCCTATCTCCCGCTTCCTTGACATGAAAAAAATGTGCTCTTGTATACACAACCAATGACTCAATTCCGAAACTAGAGTAGAATCGATAATCCATAGCAACACATTCTTGTGTTTATGGAAGGAATGTGCTTGTTCTATTTGGACAACTCTGTCAATCTCCACATTTACATATCTTGACTCTGTCATACGAACAATCTCTGGAGTCGATTCCTGTTTATCATATCTTTTTTTGAGTAAATCACAATCACTACAAGTCTCAGGAGCAATTGAAAGGACCGTCTCCTTCTTAAACAATCACCATCTGAAACTGCAACCACTCAGAGAACGGTGCATTCTCCATCCCTCCGATAAACCAATGCAAAACTGAAGAATCTATATTTTATCTCTGCACATCCAAGTGTTTGCAAAGCTCTCATCCTTAGAATGATCGGATCAACATTGAGCCTCACATGCGCCGAAgtgcaaaggaaaaaaaaaggattagaTTCACAATCTCTCTTATAACTGAGACAATAATCCCACGGAAACAAGCACCCAAGTACCAGCAACAGTTGTCCACGCAACAGCAAGTGGAACACTTACGCGTCCTGAAGGCAATGTTCTTCTCATTGTTCTAAGCCacagaaaaaaatcaaagcaaGATCAACTACATGAATAACGAAGCTTTTCATCATCATATGAGTATAAACGAACACTTACCTGAGAGTCTTCTTCATCATGAAGAGTCTAAAAGCTGTTCCTTTGCCCCTTTTCAGACAAATTTTGGAAGCTTTGCATCTGAAAAATCAAGAATGATAAAGTCACTACAATGTTTTCTGAATCAAAATTCTCCGATTTAAAAAAGATTACTTTCTACTCACCGAGAGACACCTCTACAGAGCATTGTTGAGAGTCTTCTTGGTGATGATGATGCATTTTAGGCCTCCTCAACTTTGAAGCTAAAGAAAGAGACTGCATTAACGGTGAAAGTGCTAAAGGTTGATGTTTTCAGAACTTTCTCCCTGATGGTTGATAGAGATAAACTCTGTTTCTCTCTATGATATCAAACTACCGTTCATGAAACAATAGCTTGTAGTCCAAGGTATAGATTCTGGActgaagaaagaaagaatctAAACACAATGAACactaaaacgaaaaaaaaacagaatgaaCTGAGAATTACACAGAAATTACTCAAGGTTCAAGAAGAAACACACACTTTTCGAAAGAATGTAACAAACAGCAAAAACTGAGTTTTATACTCTGTTTCTTCGTCAACAGCTACTGCCAAGCGTCATCTTATTATTCGTTCCAGCTTCTAACGACTCTTAACAAACTTGCCACGTCACCGATCCTCTGTAACAATGGTTTCCGATCAAATTCGCAGATAACAAACTTTCCAGAATAATTCACTAAGACCTATGATACACAaactaacataaaaatatatttcctgCTCTACTGAGTTTGTGGTCAAGGATCAaacggagagagagaaagagacgaGACAAGAACACGAACGACGCCgttgtttaaattaaaaaaaatctagggCCTACGCTACACTAAAAAGCCCGTTATGGTAGCCAATGCAAAATATTGGGCCTTAATTTAATAATGGGCTCGGAAGGAATTGATCAAAATCTCCTTTCAAAGTACAGAGGAAAGATAAAAAGCTGAAGCAAAATCGAGTCTTGTTCTAATCAAATTGAAATCAAACCCTCGAATTGTTGCTTCTTGGGTTTGTTCCGTGAAACAAAGTCTTTCAAGAATTGGGGATCAAAGCTTGGTGATTGAATACAAGTCCTGTTTGATATCAGCGGTTAGTTCCCTAACTTCACTCTTCTCTGAAAATATGCTCACATATTCTTATTCTAGTTTGTAAATATCCTGTAATCTAGGAAGATCTTACTTCACGTAACGAACTCTCCTTTATATGTATGTGTATCATCAATGAATAAACCAACGAAGTCTTTTGACATCTTTCATTCTCTCGTCTTCTTCTCTATCTATCAGTCgttgaaattagggttttcgaaAGTTTCGGCCTTTCTTAGCTCCATAGTGTTGTACATTGTAGGTTTTGTCTTTAACTCTCTACTTTTATCAAGTTGATACCTTTTTGGGTTGAATGTGTGCTGTATGCAGgaacagatgatgatgatgatgattaggGTTACGAATGTGTTCTTCTCTATCAGTCGCTGAAATTAGGGTTTACGAATTTTTTAGCCTCTGCCCCTgagctctttctctctttctctctctctctctctcaaccacAATGGAAAGAAGGCAGTAAGTTCGATTCTTTAATTGATTAGTTCTGTGTTTCTCAAACTTTAAGCAGCTCCAaatcgtttttttctttttattacagCTTGGATAGGATCAGTAAGTTGCCAGATGCTGTACTTGTGAAGATCTTGTCTTCACTTCCAACAACAAAAGATGTAGTAGCCACCAGTGTTCTGTCTAAACAGTGGCGGTCTCTTTGGAAGATGGTCCCCAAGCTCACGTTTAGTTACAATGGTGGCAATGATATTCAGGGGTTTTCTGATAGTGTTCGGAGGACCATGCTTTCACTCGAGGCTCCGTATCTACAGAGCTTGCATCTTGATGTTGAAGGTGATCGTATGGATGGTTTTGGAGAGTTGCTTGGAATCGCACGTGGACTCCATGTGCGTGAGTTGGTACTCAAACTATCTGGCCCTGATTCCAACAGACATCCTATCATCTTGGATAACTGTCCCTCTCTGGAAACCTTGAAAGTTCTTGGTGAGTATGGTTCCATTGCTCTAGAGGTCCCTTCCCCCGTTTGTCTCAAGTCTCTTAGAACTCTGCACCTTCAAGATGTCTTCTACGAAGACGACGATGAATCCGTTGAGAACCTTTTAGCTGGCTGTGTTAGTCTTGAAGATTTGTTTGTTGCTCGATGGGGTCATGATGGTGTGGAGACTTTCACTGTTGACGTGCCTTCTTTACAGGAGCTAACCATAGAAGATAACGTCTTTGATAATTCTGACTACGTGATAAACACTCCTTCTTTGAAAAAGTTGACGATTGATGCGATTGGCAATCCTATCGGATCTGAATTTATGATGATTGATGCACCTGAGGTGGTGGAGGCAAATATTTGGACCCATGCTGATTTTCTAATGGGAGAATCATTCTCTTCAGTCAAACGCCTTTCCTTGAGTATATCAGACCTGAAGGTATGTTTTTTCTTGTAATGAATCGTTACATTGTTTATGGGATCATTACTACTAATACTACTGCCTAATGCGCATATATTAAGGTTCCTGCTGGTAGCATCTTCAATCAGCTGGAACATTTGCAGCTGCTTACAGAGCATCTAGATTCCTGGAATCCACTAATGGTCATGCTTGATAACTCTCCTAATTTACAAGCTCTCGAGATCATTGTAAGAACTGCAAGTTCATCtttcataaagaaaaaaaaattacgcaGCAGCTCGGTTTATGAGTTTGATAAtctattaatattatataatggtttttggtttcaggaacacTTTGGTGAAGTGAAATGGAAGCGACCAAAACATGTTCCTCAATGTTTGCTTCATCTTAAGACATTAGATTGGCTGGTAAGGGGATTAACATACGGAGAAGAGGTGGCCAAATACATCCTATCGAATGCAAAGAGTTTGGAAAGTGTTATTTTGCGCCTTGACCGCACCTCCTTCGACGAGTATTTTCCCGAGAAAGATAGACTTAAGGTGTGTCATGACTTCGAAGGATGGTGTCCAGATGATTGTGAGTTTGAGCTTATAACAATAATGTGATGCAGCACATCTTCATACGCTTGGACTTTCTTTTATGTCTTATTATGGTTCCTAATTTGTGTAATTGACTATTTCTTAGAGCAGTCATTGCTCTTGCATTTGCTACATTTTAGTATCTGGTAACTTAAAACTGAGTTTTTGATTCTTTTGATATCCTCATTAGTACACAACAGAAACATTACACATAAGAATTTagttaaaccagagaaagtggTGTATATTGTTTCATGCAAAACTTGAGTTTAAACAAATACACTAGAATATCCATGTCTAAGAAAATGTTCTCAGCCTCTGTATTTCGTGTCCTGAGCTGTTCAAGAACTTAAAACCTCAGAAGATTTGGATATTTTCAgtagtttacattttttttttgtcatgagCACTTAATGTTTTGCTGAGGCCTTTCTCCCGCTTCTTTGACATGAAAAAAAATGTGCTCTTGTATACACAACCAATGTCTCAATTCCGAAACTAGAGTTGAATCCATAATCCATAGGAACACATTCTGGTGTTTATGGAAGGAATGTGCTTGCCTTTCTCCAATGATCATTGGACTTGTAACAGCTTCATTTCTCCTTCTTTCAACATTTGTGTCGAGAAACACAAACTGACCATTTGATTTGGAGTATGGATAGTGGACCATAACAAGGAATCCTTTTTGCCTCCACAGCCATCAGCTGATACTTCTACATCTGCCATCAAAAACCAAAGATTACaggatgtaaaaaaaaaaaaaaaaaacaaaggttaCAGTAGAGATCTTCAGAAACAGttgaaaccaaaaccaaagtGTATAGTCTAGTCTGTAGATAGAAACTTACTTCGTGAGAAGTAACAAGCTGCGAGCGCATTTGGAATGTGAAAGACCAAGAGCTAAGCTGCAAAATGCAAAATGATTTCAacaaatgcttttttttttgttacttcgTAAGCAAGTAATGTGAGAGAGATCAAGTTACCTCCAGAAAAAGTTCAATTTCAGACTTCAGGGATATTGTTTCCTCATCGTCTGCTTCACCACCACGAAGAGGCTTCCTCTGCTTAGGATCCTTCAGCTATATAACCAAAATCAAACATCACAATGAGAAAGGATTCggaaaccaaacaaaacaagttactgtggtaataaaataagattacttGGTGACTAGAAGATATGACTTGAAGCGAAATGAGATTCGAAGCTCCTCTGTAGGCTATACAAACATAAACACTTAAAAACTGTTACTCACAAAAAAAGTTACCTAAGAAAATTATCTTAAAAGATCCAAACCTCGTCTTCAGTGGCCAACAATCCATTTCATACAGTGGAGGAAGAAGTTGTGGAGGAAGATTCATCACTCTTTGAGATACCAACAAACCAACATCTTGGTGACTTATTCTCTACTAGCCAGTTCTAGATCACTAGCTACATTCCTTCTCTGAACAAACTTTTTAAGAAGAAACTCTTTAACCTCTCTAAAGCACTTTATGCTCTCCTTATACCTTGCCAGAGACAACAGAAAACACTTGActcatcctcctcctcatctGCTACTTTCACAACTGTTCCCACTCTCTTCTGCTCCAATATCAGATCAACAAAACTGCTCAAATC
This genomic stretch from Raphanus sativus cultivar WK10039 chromosome 3, ASM80110v3, whole genome shotgun sequence harbors:
- the LOC108844635 gene encoding endoglucanase 15, encoding MYCVIRPRSSQCFLTIKSMCIVLLLLSIASGKVSAGLNYGEALTKSLLYFEAQRSGKLPSDQRVQWRGDSAPGDGSDVHIDLSGGYYDAGDNMKFGFPLAFTTTMLAWGSVEMASQLHAHNEHQNVLMALKWATDYLIKAHPEPNVLYGQVGDGKLDHACWMRPEDMNTSHPRPSYRIDAQHPGADLAGETAAAMAAASLAFAPSDAAYANTLISHARDLFEFGKNHPGVYHDSITNAAGFYTSSGHEDELLWAAAWLHRATGDQMYLDYLTQASNSGGVRYAFSWDDKFVGAQVLAAKLVFEGKVKNEGKMAEYKTMAEQFICNCAQKGYSNVKKTPGGLLWFLPWENLQYTATASFVLSSYSKYLEAAQASVQCPNGVLQASDLLGLARAQVDYILGSNPKSMSYMVGFGTNYPNRPHHRGASIVSIKKDPKLKACNEGWYPWYKSSEPNPNVLVGAIVGGPDVNDVYQDERSDYQHNEPDTVTVAPFVGVFAALA
- the LOC130508994 gene encoding F-box/LRR-repeat protein At3g26922-like, which codes for MERRHLDRISKLPDAVLVKILSSLPTTKDVVATSVLSKQWRSLWKMVPKLTFSYNGGNDIQGFSDSVRRTMLSLEAPYLQSLHLDVEGDRMDGFGELLGIARGLHVRELVLKLSGPDSNRHPIILDNCPSLETLKVLGEYGSIALEVPSPVCLKSLRTLHLQDVFYEDDDESVENLLAGCVSLEDLFVARWGHDGVETFTVDVPSLQELTIEDNVFDNSDYVINTPSLKKLTIDAIGNPIGSEFMMIDAPEVVEANIWTHADFLMGESFSSVKRLSLSISDLKVPAGSIFNQLEHLQLLTEHLDSWNPLMVMLDNSPNLQALEIIEHFGEVKWKRPKHVPQCLLHLKTLDWLVRGLTYGEEVAKYILSNAKSLESVILRLDRTSFDEYFPEKDRLKVCHDFEGWCPDDCEFELITIM
- the LOC130508995 gene encoding F-box/FBD/LRR-repeat protein At3g26920-like, with product MKKRCGQSMDRISQLPDAVLAKILSSLPTTKGVVATAVLSKQWRFLWKMVPKLTFRYNGGNDIQGFSDSVRRTMLSLEAPYLQSLHLDASLGEDDRMDGFGELLGIARGLHVRELVLKLSRPGLNRYPIILDNCQSLETLKLRGSIALEVPSPVSLTSLRTLHLEDVFYDSESVVNLLSGCVRLENLFVTRNSDDGVETFTVPAGSIFNQLEHLQLFTECLPSWNPLMVLLDNSPNLQVLEIIGEHDRQLTWKEPKHVPQCFLHLKKLDWLVRGLTYGEEVAEYILSNAESLENVILRIDCLYCDGDEDFPEEDRLEVWHDFQAWCPDDCEFELISI